In a genomic window of Methylobacter sp. YRD-M1:
- a CDS encoding CDGSH iron-sulfur domain-containing protein, giving the protein MPTKTNLPLPAQVEAGQSYSWCSCGLSQTMPLCDGAHKGASDKKPVNFIAEETKTVYLCACTASQTPPRCDGSHCK; this is encoded by the coding sequence ATGCCAACTAAAACTAACTTACCTCTTCCCGCACAAGTTGAAGCCGGCCAAAGCTATTCATGGTGTAGCTGCGGATTAAGTCAAACCATGCCTTTATGCGATGGCGCACATAAAGGAGCTTCAGATAAAAAACCGGTCAATTTTATAGCTGAGGAGACCAAAACGGTTTATCTGTGCGCTTGCACAGCATCGCAAACCCCGCCTCGATGTGATGGCAGTCATTGCAAATAG
- the rpsN gene encoding 30S ribosomal protein S14, producing the protein MAKKSMIAREDKRKKLVQKYDAKRKALKEIIRDPNASYEDKESAHLQLQKLPRDSSVTRVRNRCNLTGRPHGYYRKFGLSRNKLREATMRGDVPGVVKASW; encoded by the coding sequence ATGGCAAAAAAGTCAATGATTGCGCGTGAAGACAAGCGTAAGAAATTAGTACAGAAATATGATGCTAAGCGTAAAGCTTTGAAAGAAATTATCAGAGATCCAAACGCATCATACGAAGATAAAGAATCTGCTCATTTACAACTTCAAAAATTACCAAGGGATTCCAGTGTAACGAGAGTACGCAATCGTTGCAATTTAACTGGGCGTCCTCATGGATATTACCGCAAATTCGGTCTCAGCCGGAACAAGTTGAGAGAAGCAACTATGCGGGGTGACGTGCCCGGTGTTGTGAAGGCGAGTTGGTAA
- the rplF gene encoding 50S ribosomal protein L6 yields the protein MSRIAKAPVTIPSGVDVKLDGNNMTVKGSKGQLSYDFNPAISMDIADNVIQMQWDKDNKLATAQAGTARAIVSNMVAGVSAGFEKKLTLIGVGYRAQAKGNILNLALGFSHPIDFEVPEGITVETPSQTDIVVKGSDKQQVGQVAAKIRAYRPPEPYKGKGIRYAEENVVRKEAKKK from the coding sequence ATGTCAAGAATTGCTAAAGCTCCAGTTACTATTCCTAGCGGTGTAGATGTAAAACTAGATGGTAATAATATGACCGTGAAAGGAAGTAAAGGTCAGTTATCATACGATTTTAACCCAGCAATAAGCATGGATATTGCAGATAATGTAATTCAAATGCAATGGGACAAAGATAATAAATTAGCTACTGCTCAGGCCGGGACTGCAAGAGCAATCGTAAGCAACATGGTTGCAGGCGTATCTGCTGGATTCGAAAAGAAACTGACGTTGATCGGAGTAGGTTATAGAGCGCAAGCGAAAGGAAATATTCTTAATCTTGCGCTTGGTTTTTCTCATCCAATAGATTTTGAAGTGCCCGAAGGAATTACTGTCGAAACGCCAAGCCAAACTGATATAGTGGTCAAAGGAAGCGATAAACAGCAAGTTGGTCAGGTAGCAGCAAAAATCAGAGCTTATCGTCCGCCCGAGCCATATAAAGGCAAAGGTATCAGATATGCCGAAGAGAATGTTGTAAGAAAAGAAGCTAAGAAGAAGTAA
- the rplQ gene encoding 50S ribosomal protein L17 → MRHRKSGRKFNINSSHRKALFSNMASSLFKHELIKTTLPKAKELRSFAEPLITLSKVDNVAKRRLAFSRLRDREVVTKLFNELGPRYQNRAGGYLRIMKCGFRPGDNAPMAYVELVDRPEVNTIED, encoded by the coding sequence ATGAGACATCGTAAATCCGGTAGAAAATTCAATATAAATAGCAGTCACCGTAAGGCGCTATTTAGCAACATGGCTAGCTCATTATTTAAACATGAGCTAATTAAAACTACTTTACCAAAAGCTAAGGAATTAAGAAGCTTTGCCGAGCCTTTAATCACTTTGTCTAAAGTAGATAATGTGGCCAAAAGACGCCTCGCATTTTCAAGATTGCGTGATCGTGAAGTTGTAACCAAGTTATTCAATGAGCTTGGTCCACGTTATCAAAATAGAGCGGGTGGTTATTTACGTATTATGAAATGTGGATTTAGGCCTGGTGATAATGCGCCTATGGCATACGTCGAACTAGTTGACAGACCTGAAGTGAATACTATTGAAGATTAA
- the secY gene encoding preprotein translocase subunit SecY yields the protein MASKVGGFSELKARLLFVLGAFFVYRVGAHIPVPGIDPKALAVMFEQQSGSILDMFNMFSGGALMRLSLFALGIMPYISASIIMQLMTVVIPAMEQIKKEGESGRRKISQYTRYGTVVLATFQAIGISLALQNQSAGGLSVVLNPGFGFIVITTVTLVTGTIFLMWLGEQVTERGIGNGISLIIFAGIVSGLPKAIGGTLELARTGEMNAGFIILLFLLSLSVTALVVFVERGQRRILINYPKRQQGRKMYGGQSSFLPLKLNMAGVIPPIFASSIILFPATVAGWFGNTDGFAWLQDVATMLSPGQPVYVMLYAAAIIFFCFFYTALVFNSKETAENLKKSGAFLPGIRPGLQTSSYIDKVMTRLTLIGAFYITLVCLLPEFLIVYWNVPFYFGGTSLLIIVVVVMDFISQMQTHIMSQQYEGLMRKANLRK from the coding sequence ATGGCTAGCAAAGTTGGTGGTTTCTCAGAACTAAAGGCAAGACTTCTGTTCGTTTTGGGAGCTTTTTTTGTTTACAGAGTTGGGGCGCATATTCCTGTTCCCGGGATAGATCCAAAAGCTCTTGCTGTTATGTTTGAGCAGCAAAGCGGATCGATTTTGGATATGTTTAACATGTTCTCTGGTGGTGCATTGATGCGCCTTAGCCTATTTGCTCTTGGTATTATGCCTTATATTTCAGCATCAATTATTATGCAATTGATGACTGTCGTCATACCTGCTATGGAGCAGATAAAAAAAGAAGGTGAATCTGGTAGGCGAAAAATTTCGCAATACACTAGATATGGTACTGTTGTCTTAGCAACCTTCCAGGCGATAGGCATATCGCTTGCATTGCAAAATCAATCTGCTGGTGGGCTCTCGGTTGTTTTAAATCCTGGCTTTGGTTTTATTGTAATCACTACGGTTACATTGGTTACTGGCACCATATTTTTAATGTGGTTAGGTGAGCAGGTAACCGAACGTGGAATTGGTAATGGTATTTCACTTATCATTTTTGCAGGTATTGTGTCAGGTTTGCCTAAAGCAATTGGTGGAACATTGGAATTGGCAAGAACTGGTGAAATGAATGCCGGCTTTATCATTCTATTGTTCTTGTTGTCACTTTCAGTAACGGCGCTTGTTGTTTTTGTTGAAAGAGGGCAGAGAAGGATTCTCATCAATTATCCAAAAAGACAGCAAGGGCGTAAAATGTATGGTGGGCAAAGCAGTTTTTTGCCATTGAAGCTTAATATGGCTGGTGTTATACCTCCTATTTTTGCCTCGAGTATTATTTTATTTCCGGCTACTGTAGCGGGCTGGTTTGGTAATACTGATGGATTTGCCTGGCTTCAAGATGTTGCGACTATGCTATCACCTGGTCAGCCTGTTTACGTCATGCTATATGCGGCAGCTATTATTTTCTTCTGTTTCTTTTATACCGCATTAGTATTTAATTCAAAAGAAACTGCTGAGAACTTAAAAAAATCTGGAGCATTTTTACCTGGAATAAGACCGGGTTTGCAGACCAGCTCGTATATCGATAAAGTCATGACTCGATTGACTTTGATCGGGGCTTTTTATATTACATTAGTATGCTTGTTGCCAGAGTTCTTGATAGTATATTGGAATGTGCCGTTCTATTTTGGTGGTACTTCTCTACTAATTATTGTTGTGGTCGTAATGGATTTCATCTCACAAATGCAAACGCATATTATGTCTCAGCAATATGAAGGGTTGATGAGAAAAGCCAATTTAAGAAAATAA
- the rpsK gene encoding 30S ribosomal protein S11, with translation MASPNRSRKRIKKEVADGIAHVHASFNNTIITITDRKGNALSWATSGGSGFRGSRKSTPFAAQVAAEKAGSVAQEFGMKNLDVMIKGPGPGRESAVRSLNNLGFKINNIVDVTPIPHNGCRPPKKRRV, from the coding sequence ATGGCTAGTCCAAATCGTTCTAGAAAACGTATAAAAAAAGAAGTGGCAGATGGCATTGCGCATGTTCATGCTTCTTTTAATAACACAATCATAACTATCACCGATAGAAAGGGAAATGCACTGTCTTGGGCAACTTCAGGCGGATCTGGATTCCGTGGTTCAAGGAAAAGTACTCCATTTGCAGCGCAGGTTGCAGCTGAAAAAGCTGGCTCTGTAGCACAGGAATTTGGTATGAAAAACCTTGATGTTATGATTAAGGGTCCTGGTCCTGGACGTGAATCAGCGGTCCGTTCGCTGAATAATCTGGGATTTAAAATAAATAACATTGTAGATGTGACGCCAATTCCACATAATGGTTGTCGCCCACCTAAGAAGCGCCGCGTATAA
- the rpmD gene encoding 50S ribosomal protein L30 gives MAGTKLSVTMIKSKHGRLPRHQACLKGLGLRKINQTVEVLNTAENRGMINKISYMLKVEEV, from the coding sequence ATGGCTGGTACAAAGTTAAGTGTAACGATGATAAAAAGCAAACATGGGCGATTACCACGTCATCAAGCTTGTTTGAAAGGCTTGGGTTTGCGCAAAATTAACCAAACGGTTGAAGTGCTTAATACAGCAGAAAACCGAGGTATGATAAATAAAATATCGTACATGTTAAAAGTCGAGGAAGTGTAA
- the rplO gene encoding 50S ribosomal protein L15: MFLNTIQASEGSRKKSKRVGRGIGCTLGKTCGRGHKGQKARSGGFHKVGFEGGQMPLQRRLPKIGFTSRINKFSAEVRLSELNSLNADVIDLKVLIEENVVPVFTKTAKIIKSGEVNRAVTVKGLKVTGGAKESIEAAGGKVEV; this comes from the coding sequence ATGTTTTTGAATACCATCCAGGCAAGTGAAGGATCACGAAAAAAATCAAAAAGAGTGGGCCGTGGAATTGGATGTACACTCGGTAAAACATGTGGAAGGGGCCATAAAGGACAAAAAGCTCGAAGTGGCGGTTTCCATAAGGTTGGATTTGAGGGTGGGCAGATGCCGCTTCAGCGTCGTTTGCCAAAGATCGGATTTACTTCCAGAATTAATAAATTTTCAGCAGAGGTTCGTTTAAGTGAATTAAATTCGCTGAATGCCGATGTTATTGATTTGAAAGTGCTGATTGAAGAAAATGTCGTGCCTGTTTTCACGAAAACGGCAAAGATAATTAAATCAGGCGAAGTAAATAGAGCGGTTACAGTTAAAGGTCTCAAAGTAACTGGTGGCGCTAAGGAGTCTATTGAAGCTGCTGGCGGCAAAGTAGAGGTTTAA
- the rpmJ gene encoding 50S ribosomal protein L36: protein MKVRASVKTICRKCKVVKRNGVVRVICVDGRHKQRQG, encoded by the coding sequence GTGAAGGTTAGAGCTTCTGTAAAAACAATTTGTAGAAAATGTAAAGTGGTAAAAAGAAATGGTGTTGTCAGGGTTATCTGTGTTGATGGTAGACACAAACAGCGCCAAGGCTAA
- a CDS encoding DNA-directed RNA polymerase subunit alpha: MQNSISGLLKPRLVEVVSKTPNHSRIVIEPLERGFGHSLGNALRRVLLSTIPGCAVTDVEIEGVLHEYTTIEGVQEDVIDILLNLKKLAVVLHSKDEVELTLTKTGAGCVTAADINVPHDVEIINPELVIANLTQTGVLNMKIRVRRGRGYEPVSARKANSDHGPVVGALQLDASYSPIVKVAYQVESTRVEQRTNLDKLIIELETNGTVDPEETIKLAATILHDQLSVFVDFEKVSDQQTEEPIEVEEIFDPVLLRPVDDLELTVRSANCLKAENIFYIGDLIQRTEVELLKTPNLGKKSLTEIKDILALKGLSLGMRLENWPPENLADQNHAVN; the protein is encoded by the coding sequence ATGCAGAATTCTATTTCTGGCTTATTGAAGCCTCGGTTAGTTGAGGTTGTAAGTAAAACACCTAATCATTCAAGAATTGTTATTGAACCGCTTGAGCGTGGTTTTGGGCATTCTCTTGGTAATGCCCTGAGACGCGTACTGTTATCTACAATTCCAGGCTGTGCAGTTACAGATGTTGAAATTGAAGGCGTTCTTCATGAGTACACCACTATAGAAGGTGTTCAAGAAGATGTAATTGATATTCTGCTAAATCTCAAGAAGTTGGCAGTTGTGCTTCACTCAAAAGATGAAGTTGAGCTAACTCTTACTAAAACAGGTGCGGGTTGCGTTACGGCAGCTGATATAAATGTTCCTCATGATGTTGAAATTATAAATCCTGAACTAGTAATCGCCAATTTGACTCAAACTGGCGTATTAAATATGAAGATCAGAGTGCGTAGAGGAAGAGGGTATGAGCCTGTTAGTGCTCGTAAAGCAAATTCTGATCACGGTCCAGTGGTTGGTGCTCTGCAACTAGATGCTTCGTACAGTCCTATTGTTAAAGTGGCTTATCAGGTTGAAAGTACGCGTGTAGAACAGCGAACAAATTTGGATAAGTTAATTATCGAGCTGGAAACAAATGGAACTGTAGATCCAGAAGAAACAATTAAACTCGCTGCGACTATACTTCATGATCAGTTATCTGTTTTTGTTGATTTTGAAAAGGTAAGTGATCAGCAAACAGAAGAGCCGATAGAGGTTGAAGAAATTTTTGACCCTGTTCTTCTTCGTCCTGTCGATGACCTTGAATTGACAGTGCGTTCTGCTAACTGTTTGAAAGCTGAGAATATTTTTTATATTGGAGATTTAATTCAAAGAACTGAAGTTGAATTATTAAAAACTCCAAATCTTGGCAAAAAATCTTTAACAGAAATAAAAGACATTCTAGCCTTAAAAGGTTTATCTCTGGGTATGCGCTTGGAAAACTGGCCCCCTGAAAACCTGGCAGATCAAAACCACGCAGTAAATTAA
- a CDS encoding CYTH domain-containing protein: protein MAIEVEHKFLLANNDWRKQINRSIRYRQGYLSSAETSSIRIRISDEQAWLNIKSATIGTHRHEYEYEIPLSDANEILNNLCKKPLIEKTRHFVTNDTNIWEIDEFEGENEGLIVAEIELSEEGQSFSKPDWLGEEVTHDLRYYNNNLAIHPYPEWREN, encoded by the coding sequence ATGGCCATAGAAGTAGAACATAAATTTTTACTTGCCAACAATGATTGGCGTAAACAAATTAATCGCTCTATAAGATACCGACAAGGTTATTTAAGCTCTGCCGAGACTAGTTCAATCAGAATCCGAATAAGTGATGAGCAAGCCTGGTTAAATATAAAAAGTGCAACCATCGGCACACATAGGCACGAATATGAATATGAAATTCCGCTATCTGATGCCAATGAAATCTTGAACAACCTTTGCAAAAAACCTTTAATAGAAAAAACACGTCATTTCGTCACTAATGATACAAATATTTGGGAAATAGATGAGTTTGAAGGCGAAAATGAAGGGTTGATTGTCGCTGAAATTGAATTATCGGAAGAAGGACAATCTTTCTCAAAACCTGACTGGTTAGGAGAAGAGGTGACGCATGATTTGCGTTATTACAACAATAATCTTGCAATTCATCCTTATCCGGAATGGCGCGAAAACTAA
- the rpsD gene encoding 30S ribosomal protein S4 yields MARYLGPTCKLSRREGTDLFLKSRGKSLENKCKLDQRPGQHGTKRTRSSDYALQLRAKQRLRRIYGILEKQFRNYYKSADMKKGATGENLLNLLESRLDNVVYRMGFASTRAEARQLVCHKSIQVNGVLINVPSYQVSPGDVLSIREKAKKQQRIIDALTVSEQYGFPSWVEVNSKAMSGTFNSLPDRVDLGSDINEQLVVELYSK; encoded by the coding sequence ATGGCAAGATATCTTGGACCTACCTGTAAATTAAGTAGAAGAGAAGGTACGGATCTGTTTTTGAAAAGCAGAGGAAAGTCCTTAGAAAATAAATGCAAGTTGGATCAGCGGCCTGGTCAACATGGTACTAAACGTACAAGAAGTTCTGATTATGCTCTACAGTTGAGAGCAAAACAGCGTTTACGCAGAATCTATGGGATTTTAGAAAAACAATTTCGCAATTATTATAAATCCGCTGATATGAAGAAAGGTGCGACGGGTGAGAATCTGTTGAATCTTCTCGAGTCACGACTTGATAATGTTGTGTATCGTATGGGTTTTGCGTCTACTAGAGCGGAAGCTCGTCAATTAGTTTGTCACAAATCAATTCAGGTCAATGGTGTTCTGATTAACGTCCCTTCTTATCAGGTAAGTCCAGGTGATGTGCTGTCAATCAGAGAAAAAGCAAAAAAACAGCAAAGAATCATTGATGCATTAACTGTATCTGAACAATATGGTTTTCCTTCATGGGTTGAAGTTAATTCAAAAGCTATGTCTGGCACGTTTAATTCATTGCCTGATCGTGTAGATTTGGGAAGTGATATAAATGAACAGTTAGTTGTGGAACTTTACTCTAAATAA
- the rplX gene encoding 50S ribosomal protein L24 encodes MQKIKQGDEVIVRTGKDKGKSGRVIKVLKDNKVLVEGINQVKKNQRPNPNAGISGGIIVKDMPIHISNIGLYNPETKKADRVGFKFLEDGKKVRYFKSTNEVVDV; translated from the coding sequence ATGCAAAAAATTAAACAAGGTGATGAGGTTATCGTTCGCACTGGTAAGGATAAGGGTAAGAGCGGTAGAGTTATAAAGGTTTTGAAAGACAATAAAGTTTTGGTTGAGGGAATCAATCAGGTCAAAAAAAATCAAAGACCTAATCCAAATGCAGGTATCTCAGGTGGAATTATAGTCAAAGATATGCCAATCCATATTTCTAATATTGGACTATATAATCCTGAAACTAAGAAAGCAGATCGTGTCGGCTTTAAGTTTCTAGAAGATGGAAAAAAAGTCAGATATTTTAAGTCAACAAACGAAGTTGTTGATGTGTAA
- the rpsH gene encoding 30S ribosomal protein S8: MSMTDPIADMLTRIRNGQSAGKKTIKQPSSKLKVSIAKVLKEEGYITDFSTETNGSHTEMTIELKYYKGAPVIESLKRISKPGLRIYKSKDELPKVLGGLGIAIVSTSSGVMTDRAARAIGHGGEVICTVC, from the coding sequence ATGAGTATGACAGACCCAATAGCAGATATGTTGACCCGTATTAGAAATGGGCAATCTGCTGGTAAGAAAACTATCAAACAACCTTCGTCAAAATTAAAAGTATCAATCGCAAAAGTATTGAAAGAAGAAGGTTATATTACAGACTTCAGCACTGAAACAAACGGCAGTCATACAGAGATGACTATCGAGTTGAAATACTACAAAGGTGCGCCGGTAATTGAAAGTTTAAAAAGAATTAGTAAACCTGGTTTACGCATTTATAAATCTAAAGACGAATTGCCGAAAGTTCTCGGCGGGTTGGGAATTGCTATTGTGTCAACATCAAGCGGTGTTATGACAGATAGAGCAGCTCGTGCGATTGGACATGGCGGCGAAGTTATTTGCACTGTTTGTTAA
- the rplE gene encoding 50S ribosomal protein L5: MARLETEYKERILPALMEQFGYKSVMQAPRITKITLNMGVGGAVADKKVLQSAVSDMEKISGQKPVITLARKSIAGFKIRDDMPIGCKVTLRSDRMYEFLDRLITISIPRIRDFRGLSPKSFDGRGNYSMGVKEQIIFPEIDYDKIDALRGMDITITTTAQTNEEGLALLKFFNFPFKN; encoded by the coding sequence ATGGCTAGACTAGAAACCGAATATAAAGAAAGAATCCTGCCGGCATTAATGGAACAGTTCGGCTATAAATCTGTAATGCAAGCTCCACGTATTACAAAGATAACACTCAATATGGGTGTTGGCGGCGCTGTTGCGGATAAAAAAGTACTGCAATCTGCTGTTAGCGATATGGAAAAGATATCCGGCCAAAAACCGGTCATTACGCTAGCAAGAAAATCAATTGCAGGTTTCAAAATTCGTGACGATATGCCTATCGGTTGTAAAGTGACTTTGCGTAGCGATAGAATGTATGAATTTTTGGATCGATTGATCACTATTTCTATTCCTAGAATTCGTGATTTTCGAGGATTGAGCCCTAAAAGCTTTGATGGACGTGGTAATTATTCAATGGGCGTTAAAGAACAGATCATTTTTCCTGAAATTGATTATGATAAAATAGACGCTTTACGTGGTATGGATATTACTATCACAACAACGGCTCAAACTAATGAAGAAGGTTTGGCTTTGTTAAAGTTTTTTAACTTTCCATTTAAGAACTAA
- a CDS encoding tetratricopeptide repeat protein produces MKKTTFVALLLLSAQCFADNIKVSLQDIETEWATIYYNTPKSKQSPAYHQLLNKLMVLSEQHPNDADLIFWQAVVKATNADHQDALTALDAIKEARSLLIKAIQINPETMNGSAYVTLGTLYYMAPKWPISFGDDKTAQEMLETALQINPNGIDSNYFYGDFLLSHDKAAEAIKYFEKAATSPARNDQLYADKQLKAEANLALKSAKERKINSSKGLFLSLFN; encoded by the coding sequence ATGAAAAAAACAACTTTTGTTGCATTATTACTACTATCAGCTCAATGTTTTGCAGACAACATAAAAGTTTCTCTGCAAGACATTGAGACTGAATGGGCAACCATCTACTACAACACCCCAAAATCAAAGCAAAGTCCGGCTTATCATCAACTCCTCAATAAGTTAATGGTTCTATCCGAACAACATCCGAATGATGCCGATCTTATTTTCTGGCAAGCTGTTGTAAAAGCTACAAATGCCGATCATCAAGATGCACTTACTGCACTTGATGCGATAAAAGAGGCTCGATCTCTTTTAATCAAAGCCATACAGATAAATCCAGAAACCATGAACGGATCCGCTTATGTCACCTTAGGCACACTTTACTATATGGCGCCTAAATGGCCTATTTCATTTGGTGACGATAAAACTGCTCAAGAAATGTTAGAAACAGCACTCCAGATCAATCCTAATGGCATTGACAGCAACTACTTCTACGGCGATTTCCTCTTATCGCACGATAAAGCTGCTGAAGCTATAAAATATTTCGAAAAAGCAGCGACATCTCCTGCACGCAACGACCAGCTTTATGCAGACAAGCAACTCAAAGCAGAAGCGAACCTTGCTTTAAAAAGTGCAAAAGAGCGAAAAATCAACAGCTCAAAAGGCCTGTTTCTGTCTTTATTCAATTAG
- the fdxA gene encoding ferredoxin FdxA, translating into MTFVVTENCIKCKFTDCVDVCPVDCFREGPNFLVIDPDECIDCTLCEPECPANAIFSEDELPSGQEIFLELNAKLSKEWPVITEVKAPLPDAEEWNGKQAKIDLLEK; encoded by the coding sequence ATGACTTTTGTAGTCACTGAAAACTGTATTAAATGCAAATTTACGGACTGTGTTGATGTATGCCCTGTAGATTGCTTTCGTGAAGGCCCGAATTTTCTAGTAATAGATCCAGACGAGTGCATCGATTGCACATTGTGTGAACCTGAATGCCCAGCCAATGCAATCTTTTCCGAGGATGAGTTACCGTCAGGGCAAGAAATCTTTCTTGAACTCAATGCCAAACTATCTAAAGAATGGCCTGTTATTACCGAAGTCAAAGCCCCTCTGCCCGACGCAGAAGAATGGAACGGTAAACAAGCCAAAATTGACCTACTTGAAAAATAA
- the rplN gene encoding 50S ribosomal protein L14 → MIQMQTNLDVADNSGAKRVMCIKVLGGSHRRYAGIGDIIKVSIKDAIPRGRVKKGEVYNALVVRTRKGVRRPDGSVIRFDGNAAVILNNNLQPLGTRIFGPVTRELRGEKFMKIISLAPEVL, encoded by the coding sequence ATGATTCAGATGCAAACTAACCTTGACGTCGCCGATAATAGTGGCGCAAAAAGGGTCATGTGTATCAAAGTATTAGGGGGTTCGCATAGACGCTATGCTGGCATTGGTGATATTATCAAAGTCAGTATTAAAGATGCTATTCCTCGTGGAAGAGTAAAAAAAGGCGAAGTTTATAATGCTTTAGTCGTTAGAACCCGTAAAGGTGTGCGTCGTCCAGACGGATCTGTAATTAGATTCGATGGAAATGCGGCAGTCATTCTGAATAACAATTTACAGCCACTTGGTACGCGTATTTTTGGCCCTGTAACACGTGAGCTAAGAGGTGAGAAATTCATGAAAATTATCTCACTTGCTCCTGAAGTATTATAA
- the rplR gene encoding 50S ribosomal protein L18 — MEKKQSRLKRALKLRSRIKKLNTTRLSIHKTSQHIYAQVISGDGTTTLASASTTQSEIRSALKNTGNIEAATQVGKFIAQKAIAAGITEVAFDRSGFKYHGRVKALADAAREAGLKF, encoded by the coding sequence ATGGAAAAGAAACAGTCTCGTTTAAAGCGCGCATTGAAATTGCGTAGCAGGATTAAAAAATTAAATACAACCCGTTTATCCATTCATAAAACTTCACAGCATATTTACGCTCAAGTTATTAGTGGGGACGGAACAACTACATTAGCTAGCGCTTCAACTACGCAATCTGAAATTAGATCAGCATTAAAGAATACAGGCAATATTGAAGCTGCAACTCAAGTGGGAAAATTCATTGCTCAGAAAGCTATCGCTGCTGGAATCACAGAAGTTGCTTTTGATCGTTCAGGATTTAAATACCATGGTCGTGTTAAGGCATTAGCAGATGCTGCACGCGAAGCCGGTTTGAAATTTTAG
- the rpsM gene encoding 30S ribosomal protein S13 encodes MARIAGINVPDHKHAVIALTSIYGIGRQTASEICVEVGITPSIKIKELTEEQLEAIRNVVSKMTVEGDLRREVSMNIKRLMDLGCYRGIRHRRGLPLRGQRTRTNARTRKGPRKPIKK; translated from the coding sequence ATGGCACGTATTGCCGGGATAAATGTACCAGATCATAAACACGCGGTAATCGCTTTAACTTCTATTTATGGTATTGGTCGTCAAACTGCAAGTGAAATTTGCGTTGAGGTAGGTATAACGCCTTCCATAAAAATTAAAGAACTGACTGAAGAGCAATTAGAAGCTATTCGTAATGTAGTTTCAAAGATGACAGTGGAAGGTGATCTGCGTCGTGAAGTTTCTATGAATATCAAGCGTTTGATGGATCTAGGTTGCTATCGCGGAATAAGACATCGAAGAGGTTTGCCTTTAAGAGGGCAGAGAACGAGAACGAATGCTCGTACTCGGAAAGGTCCGCGTAAACCTATTAAAAAATAA
- the rpsE gene encoding 30S ribosomal protein S5, giving the protein MATAPSQGSTDGLQEKLVSVRRVAKVVKGGRVFGFTALTVVGDGEGRVGYGVSKAREVPIAIQKSLEQARKNMRKVALKGDTLQYPIMSSTGAAKVYMQPASEGTGIIAGGAMRAVFEVVGVHNVLAKCIGTSNPINVVRATIDGLTGMHNANQIAAKRGLSVEQIIG; this is encoded by the coding sequence ATGGCTACAGCACCTTCTCAAGGTAGTACAGACGGATTACAAGAAAAATTGGTTTCTGTAAGACGCGTTGCAAAAGTGGTAAAAGGCGGTAGAGTTTTTGGTTTCACTGCTTTAACAGTTGTCGGTGATGGTGAGGGACGGGTGGGTTACGGCGTCAGTAAAGCACGCGAAGTACCTATAGCAATACAAAAGTCTCTTGAGCAAGCCAGAAAAAATATGCGTAAGGTTGCATTAAAAGGCGATACCTTGCAATACCCTATTATGTCTTCAACTGGAGCTGCGAAAGTTTATATGCAGCCAGCCTCTGAAGGTACTGGTATTATCGCTGGCGGTGCTATGAGAGCTGTATTTGAAGTTGTTGGTGTACATAATGTATTGGCAAAATGTATCGGCACGAGCAATCCTATTAACGTGGTTAGGGCCACTATTGATGGGCTTACAGGAATGCATAATGCCAACCAAATAGCTGCAAAGCGTGGCTTATCAGTTGAACAGATTATTGGGTAG